A single region of the Sphingobium sp. TKS genome encodes:
- a CDS encoding nicotinate-nucleotide adenylyltransferase, giving the protein MRRRFAPNSANWHGRIMKRIGLLGGSFNPAHGGHRAISLFAMDALKLDEVWWLVSPGNPLKPKSGMAPLPARLAHAQKVARRNPIRPTAIEAQLRTRYTVDTLKSLQSRYPRHRFIWLMGADNLAQFGQWKDWRGIARIMPIAVIARPGYDEVARGSSAMSWLRRFVRPARQSAAWTDWRPPALVLLRFRPDPRSATLLRQADPLWHREYEQKRVRDPLTRRLIV; this is encoded by the coding sequence TTGCGCAGGAGATTTGCTCCGAACTCCGCCAACTGGCATGGGCGAATCATGAAACGCATCGGCCTTCTCGGCGGCTCCTTCAATCCAGCGCATGGCGGGCATCGGGCCATTTCCCTGTTCGCGATGGACGCGCTGAAGCTCGATGAAGTCTGGTGGCTGGTGTCTCCCGGAAATCCGCTGAAGCCCAAATCCGGAATGGCGCCCCTCCCCGCACGCCTCGCCCACGCGCAAAAAGTTGCGCGGCGCAACCCTATCCGCCCCACAGCGATCGAAGCGCAGCTTCGCACTCGCTATACCGTCGACACACTGAAATCGCTTCAGAGCCGCTATCCCCGGCACCGCTTTATTTGGCTGATGGGCGCCGACAATCTTGCCCAGTTCGGCCAATGGAAGGACTGGCGCGGCATAGCCCGGATTATGCCCATTGCCGTAATCGCCCGGCCCGGCTATGATGAGGTCGCCCGTGGTTCATCGGCCATGAGCTGGCTGCGGCGCTTCGTCCGGCCCGCACGCCAGAGTGCAGCATGGACGGATTGGAGACCGCCGGCGCTTGTGCTTCTGCGCTTTCGCCCTGATCCAAGATCGGCGACCCTGCTGCGGCAGGCAGACCCCCTCTGGCATCGCGAATATGAACAGAAACGCGTGCGCGACCCGCTCACGCGCCGGTTGATTGTCTAG
- the rsfS gene encoding ribosome silencing factor, protein MTRPHPANDTAQSADSVAALHDLVLKSLDDDQAQETISIPLEGKSSIADHMVIASGRSSRQVASMAQKLAERIKQATGRSARVEGLPVADWVLIDAGDVIVHLFRPEVRSFYNLERMWGFVDAPVAGTA, encoded by the coding sequence TTGACCAGACCGCATCCCGCCAACGACACGGCCCAGAGCGCCGACAGCGTTGCCGCCCTGCATGACCTTGTCCTCAAGTCGCTTGACGACGACCAGGCGCAGGAAACCATTTCCATCCCCCTCGAAGGCAAGAGCAGCATCGCTGATCATATGGTGATCGCGAGCGGGCGCTCGTCGCGTCAGGTCGCGTCGATGGCGCAGAAGCTGGCCGAGCGGATCAAGCAGGCCACCGGGCGGTCCGCCCGCGTCGAAGGTCTGCCTGTGGCCGACTGGGTGCTGATCGATGCCGGCGACGTGATCGTCCACCTGTTCAGGCCGGAGGTGCGCAGCTTCTACAATCTGGAGCGGATGTGGGGTTTTGTCGACGCGCCGGTGGCGGGAACGGCCTGA
- a CDS encoding 23S rRNA (pseudouridine(1915)-N(3))-methyltransferase RlmH, translating to MLLHIIARGKIGRSPEAELVDRYAKRLTMPFKITELPDRGGKLPPAPPACVTVMLDEKGRQLNSMDFAKRIEGWRDSGKRECRFLIGAADGFDDAERDNADLLIAFGAMTWPHMMARAMLAEQLWRACSILAGHPYHREG from the coding sequence ATGCTCCTCCATATCATCGCGCGCGGAAAGATCGGGCGCTCGCCCGAGGCGGAATTGGTCGACCGCTATGCCAAGCGGCTGACCATGCCGTTCAAGATCACCGAACTGCCGGATCGGGGCGGCAAGCTGCCTCCCGCCCCGCCGGCTTGCGTGACGGTGATGCTGGACGAGAAGGGCCGCCAGCTTAACTCCATGGATTTCGCCAAGCGGATCGAAGGCTGGCGCGATTCCGGAAAGCGGGAATGCCGCTTCCTGATCGGCGCGGCGGATGGCTTCGACGATGCGGAACGCGACAATGCCGACCTGCTGATCGCTTTCGGCGCTATGACCTGGCCCCATATGATGGCCCGCGCCATGCTGGCCGAGCAATTGTGGCGCGCCTGCTCGATCCTGGCCGGGCATCCATACCACAGGGAAGGATAG
- a CDS encoding murein hydrolase activator EnvC family protein has protein sequence MKRTAIIAALLAGAAALASSRLPAADGQAIIMPGTGGTSLGEGQSALKTARRQSDEARDRSERLERQAAMARDEADQARRRAAAMAARIQQAEADIQAAQARIAIIARLQRAQAARLAAKQEPVVRLTAALQMMAQRPLALALVQPGSISDAIHMRAVLGQVLPVIRERTAGLRAELDRSHALRATAEQAADSLAQSQQDLKQRQAALQTLEAQKRLAAQDYRANADLESDRALALGERARDIVDLMDKLEEAGDLRDRLAALPGPLPRPARPDQARAPAPQRPRGLGAAPPYRLPVVGQLVTGMGEVSESGVRSRGLTIATRPEALAVAPTAGRIVFAGPYRGYGQIVIIDHGGGWTTLITGLLRLNAAVGDSVRQGDPIGNAGPGRPSITVELRRNGRPVDIVPLVGLG, from the coding sequence GTGAAACGGACGGCGATCATCGCGGCATTGCTCGCTGGGGCGGCGGCCCTCGCGTCCTCGCGCCTGCCCGCCGCCGATGGCCAAGCCATCATCATGCCTGGCACCGGCGGCACCAGCCTTGGCGAAGGACAATCCGCCCTCAAGACCGCGCGCCGCCAGTCGGATGAGGCCCGCGACCGCTCCGAACGGCTCGAACGGCAAGCCGCAATGGCCCGCGACGAAGCCGACCAGGCCCGCCGCCGCGCCGCCGCCATGGCCGCCCGCATCCAGCAGGCAGAAGCCGACATCCAGGCCGCCCAGGCCCGCATCGCCATCATCGCCCGGCTTCAGCGCGCCCAGGCCGCCCGCCTCGCCGCGAAACAAGAGCCCGTCGTCCGGCTGACCGCCGCCTTGCAAATGATGGCGCAACGACCGCTGGCTCTCGCCCTGGTCCAGCCCGGATCGATCAGCGACGCCATCCATATGCGCGCCGTGCTGGGCCAGGTACTGCCCGTCATCCGCGAACGCACCGCCGGGTTGCGCGCAGAACTGGACCGCAGCCATGCCCTGCGCGCAACGGCAGAACAGGCAGCGGATTCGCTCGCGCAGAGCCAGCAGGATCTGAAGCAGCGCCAAGCCGCGCTCCAGACGCTGGAAGCGCAAAAGCGGCTCGCCGCGCAGGATTACCGGGCCAATGCCGATCTGGAAAGCGATCGCGCCCTGGCGCTGGGCGAGCGCGCGCGCGATATCGTCGACCTGATGGACAAGCTGGAGGAAGCGGGCGACCTGCGCGACCGATTGGCGGCCTTGCCCGGCCCCTTGCCGCGCCCCGCCCGGCCCGACCAGGCCCGCGCCCCCGCGCCCCAACGCCCACGCGGCCTTGGCGCGGCGCCGCCCTATCGCCTGCCAGTCGTCGGACAGTTGGTGACGGGCATGGGCGAGGTGTCCGAAAGCGGCGTCCGCTCGCGGGGGCTTACCATCGCCACCCGGCCGGAGGCTCTGGCGGTGGCGCCGACCGCGGGGCGCATCGTCTTTGCCGGGCCGTATCGCGGCTATGGGCAGATCGTGATCATCGACCATGGGGGCGGCTGGACGACGCTGATCACCGGCCTGCTGCGCCTCAACGCGGCGGTGGGGGACAGCGTGCGGCAAGGCGATCCGATCGGCAATGCGGGACCGGGGCGGCCGAGCATCACCGTCGAATTGCGGCGCAACGGGCGGCCGGTCGACATCGTGCCGCTGGTAGGTTTGGGCTGA
- a CDS encoding TMEM165/GDT1 family protein: protein MEAIFTSTTLVALAEMGDKTQLLAMLLATRFRKPVPIILGILFATLANHFLAALVGHSIAGVLTQPWFRYAVAASFIGMAAWTLIPDKFDEDEPLKAPSGAGVFMTTLIAFFLVEMGDKTQVATVMLGARFDNIFAVTAGTTLGMMIANVPAVLFGDVLAKKVPMRALQIGAALLFLGLGLWMIADLQGWIG from the coding sequence ATGGAAGCAATTTTCACCTCCACCACTCTCGTCGCGCTCGCGGAAATGGGCGACAAGACGCAATTGCTGGCGATGTTGCTCGCCACCCGGTTCCGCAAGCCGGTGCCGATCATCCTGGGCATCCTCTTCGCGACGCTCGCCAACCATTTCCTCGCTGCGCTGGTCGGCCATTCCATCGCCGGCGTGCTGACCCAGCCCTGGTTCCGCTATGCCGTCGCGGCGAGTTTCATCGGCATGGCCGCCTGGACGCTGATCCCCGACAAGTTCGACGAGGACGAGCCGCTGAAGGCCCCTTCCGGGGCAGGCGTGTTCATGACCACGCTTATCGCCTTCTTCCTGGTCGAGATGGGCGACAAGACGCAGGTGGCGACCGTGATGCTGGGCGCGCGGTTCGACAATATCTTTGCCGTCACCGCCGGAACGACTCTGGGCATGATGATCGCCAATGTGCCTGCCGTGCTGTTCGGGGACGTGCTGGCGAAAAAGGTGCCGATGCGCGCGCTTCAGATCGGCGCCGCTCTGCTGTTCCTGGGCCTTGGCCTGTGGATGATTGCTGATTTGCAGGGCTGGATCGGGTAA
- a CDS encoding complex I NDUFA9 subunit family protein, with protein sequence MGRVMKDSLVTVFGGGGFLGRQVAQALMARGARVRVAQRDLATALRVKPLGGLGQTQFVAADIRKPESVARAIAGSDIVINLVGVLSGDFEGSHHDGAAHVAKAAADAGVKALVHISAIGADAQSPSAYGRSKAAGEAAVKAAFPNATIIRPSIIFGPEDQFLNRFAEIIRLAPVVPVIGANTKFQPVYVADVAQAIANAAEKPGAHGGKTYDLGGPQTYSMLELNAWIAKAIGRKRSLCAVPASLASLLAMLPGGPITRDQLAMLGKDNVVAEDANGLADLGVAATPMPAVAEKWLVRYRKHGRFAGRVQA encoded by the coding sequence ATGGGACGCGTGATGAAGGACAGTCTGGTTACGGTGTTCGGCGGCGGCGGCTTTCTGGGCCGACAGGTCGCACAGGCGCTGATGGCGCGCGGCGCGCGGGTGCGCGTGGCGCAGCGCGATCTGGCAACCGCCCTGCGCGTCAAGCCGCTGGGCGGCCTGGGCCAGACCCAGTTCGTCGCGGCGGACATCCGCAAGCCCGAAAGCGTCGCCCGCGCCATCGCCGGCAGCGATATCGTCATCAATCTGGTCGGCGTTCTCTCCGGCGATTTCGAAGGATCGCATCACGACGGCGCGGCCCATGTCGCCAAGGCGGCGGCGGATGCGGGCGTCAAGGCGCTGGTGCATATCTCCGCGATCGGCGCTGACGCGCAAAGCCCGTCCGCCTATGGCCGGTCGAAGGCCGCGGGCGAAGCGGCGGTCAAGGCCGCCTTCCCCAACGCCACCATCATCCGCCCGTCGATCATCTTCGGACCGGAGGACCAGTTCCTCAACCGCTTTGCAGAGATCATCCGCCTTGCCCCGGTCGTGCCGGTGATCGGCGCGAACACCAAATTCCAGCCCGTCTATGTCGCGGACGTAGCGCAGGCCATCGCCAATGCCGCCGAAAAGCCGGGCGCCCATGGCGGCAAGACCTATGATTTGGGCGGGCCGCAGACCTATTCGATGCTGGAACTCAACGCCTGGATCGCCAAGGCCATCGGCCGGAAGCGCAGCCTGTGCGCGGTTCCCGCTTCGCTCGCCTCGCTGCTGGCGATGCTGCCGGGCGGGCCGATCACACGGGACCAATTGGCGATGCTGGGCAAGGACAATGTCGTCGCAGAGGATGCGAACGGGTTGGCCGATCTGGGCGTCGCGGCCACGCCGATGCCGGCCGTCGCGGAAAAATGGCTGGTCCGCTATCGCAAGCATGGTCGCTTTGCCGGGCGGGTTCAGGCCTGA
- a CDS encoding undecaprenyl-diphosphate phosphatase, protein MDLHYLTVILLGIVEGLTEFLPVSSTGHLILASELLGYDSSTWAMFNVIIQLGAILAVVVLYWRTFWAVGMGLLRNDPTSWRFLRNLLVAFIPAAVIGLALHKYIEQLLGAPKVVAWALIVGGIAILAIERMVKENRFHGIADIPFVRVIGIGLIQCLAMIPGISRSGATIMGALTLGVERRTAAEFSFFLAIPTMLGATTLELLKNGDKLTSATVGWDSIALGFIVSFIVAVLVIKWFVGLVSRHGFTPFAWYRIIAGITALVWLSLR, encoded by the coding sequence ATGGACCTGCATTATCTGACAGTCATCCTGCTTGGCATTGTCGAGGGGCTGACCGAGTTTCTGCCTGTTTCCTCGACCGGCCATCTGATCCTGGCGAGTGAGTTGCTGGGTTATGATTCGTCCACTTGGGCGATGTTCAATGTCATCATCCAATTGGGCGCGATCCTGGCGGTGGTGGTGCTTTACTGGCGGACTTTCTGGGCGGTCGGCATGGGGCTGTTGCGCAACGATCCGACGAGCTGGCGCTTCCTTCGCAATCTGCTGGTCGCGTTCATCCCGGCGGCGGTGATCGGCCTTGCCCTGCACAAATATATCGAGCAACTGCTGGGCGCGCCGAAGGTCGTCGCCTGGGCGCTGATCGTCGGCGGCATCGCGATCCTGGCGATCGAGCGGATGGTGAAGGAAAACCGCTTCCACGGTATAGCCGACATCCCTTTCGTCCGGGTGATCGGCATCGGCCTGATCCAGTGCCTTGCCATGATCCCGGGCATCAGCCGGTCGGGCGCGACGATCATGGGCGCGCTGACGCTGGGGGTCGAGCGGCGCACGGCGGCGGAGTTCAGCTTCTTCCTCGCCATTCCGACCATGTTGGGCGCGACCACGCTGGAACTGCTGAAAAATGGCGACAAGCTGACCTCCGCCACGGTCGGATGGGACAGCATTGCCTTGGGCTTTATCGTATCCTTCATCGTCGCGGTGCTGGTGATCAAATGGTTCGTGGGCCTGGTGTCGCGGCACGGCTTCACCCCCTTCGCCTGGTATCGAATCATTGCGGGAATCACTGCATTGGTGTGGCTCTCCCTACGATAA